A genomic region of Lysinibacillus sp. 2017 contains the following coding sequences:
- the argH gene encoding argininosuccinate lyase, with product MFFQDFRNHINEKEGIRFPSNSYRQMVLQPAYDEARKHFLDAMVQIHIAHLKMLQEQNLVTADEARQIGKAIQKLDLEYYKTRDYNPQFEDLFFRIENKLIELGGDIAGNLHIGRSRNDMGIAIYRMTLRKKMLTLMHELLALRSSLIAFAEEHVETIMIGYTHTQQAQPTTFAHYLKAVIDQLARDFKRMQAAYATINRSSMGAAALTTTGFPISRERMQELLAFDDLIENAWDAVAGADYIAEAASVVQLAALNLGRTSQDFLLWATQEFNAFKLANPYVQISSIMPQKRNPVSIEHTRSLLSSVVGDSGTVLQMVHNTPFGDIVDTEDDMQPFLWRAIDRLAGIYTLFSGLIVTMDVNKETLLKRAQNSFANVTELADTLVRSDGISFRKSHKIVSLCVNDLIANNEESLANLTWQLANEKCLEVTGNSLQINEIAFYQAIQPEYFVNIRTLKGGPSPATMRASLVQAEDESAVFKQWLNEKSEAIVQAEAGLIEILKEWNEHD from the coding sequence ATGTTCTTTCAAGATTTCCGTAATCATATTAATGAGAAGGAAGGAATTCGATTCCCTTCAAACAGCTATCGTCAAATGGTATTGCAACCTGCCTATGACGAAGCACGCAAGCATTTTTTAGATGCGATGGTTCAAATTCATATTGCCCATTTAAAAATGTTACAGGAACAAAACTTAGTAACCGCTGACGAGGCCCGTCAAATAGGAAAAGCCATTCAAAAATTAGATTTAGAATATTATAAAACGCGTGACTATAACCCTCAATTTGAGGATTTATTTTTCCGTATTGAAAATAAATTAATTGAACTAGGTGGAGACATTGCCGGCAATTTACATATTGGGCGTAGCCGTAATGATATGGGCATTGCGATTTACCGTATGACGCTACGTAAGAAAATGCTGACGCTCATGCACGAACTTCTTGCCTTACGTAGCTCTCTCATCGCATTTGCAGAAGAACATGTCGAAACGATTATGATTGGCTATACACATACACAGCAAGCACAGCCTACTACATTTGCTCATTACTTAAAGGCCGTCATTGATCAATTGGCGCGTGACTTTAAACGTATGCAAGCTGCGTACGCAACGATTAATCGTAGTAGTATGGGCGCTGCCGCATTAACGACGACAGGCTTCCCGATTAGCCGAGAGCGTATGCAGGAACTCCTTGCTTTTGACGATTTGATTGAAAATGCGTGGGATGCAGTAGCGGGTGCAGATTATATCGCTGAAGCTGCAAGTGTCGTCCAACTTGCCGCGCTCAATTTAGGTCGCACATCACAAGACTTTTTATTGTGGGCCACACAAGAATTTAATGCCTTCAAACTTGCTAATCCATATGTTCAAATAAGCTCCATCATGCCACAAAAGCGTAATCCTGTTTCCATTGAGCATACGCGCTCCCTTCTTTCTTCCGTTGTTGGGGATTCTGGAACCGTATTACAAATGGTGCACAATACACCATTTGGGGACATTGTAGATACCGAAGATGATATGCAGCCATTTTTATGGCGTGCCATTGATCGTTTAGCCGGTATATACACGCTATTTAGCGGTTTGATTGTAACAATGGACGTCAACAAAGAAACTTTATTGAAACGCGCGCAAAATAGCTTTGCCAATGTAACAGAGCTTGCGGATACACTCGTTCGTTCTGATGGTATTTCCTTCCGAAAGTCGCATAAAATTGTTAGTTTATGTGTAAACGACCTCATTGCTAATAATGAGGAATCTTTAGCAAATCTCACATGGCAATTAGCTAATGAGAAGTGCTTAGAAGTAACGGGAAATTCATTACAAATTAACGAGATTGCCTTTTATCAAGCCATTCAACCCGAGTATTTCGTCAATATCCGCACGTTAAAGGGTGGTCCATCTCCTGCAACGATGCGTGCTTCATTAGTTCAAGCAGAGGACGAATCCGCAGTTTTTAAACAATGGCTAAACGAAAAATCTGAGGCAATTGTTCAAGCTGAGGCTGGTTTAATAGAAATATTAAAGGAGTGGAATGAACATGACTAA
- a CDS encoding EamA family transporter: MKPSWIYSLLIIIASSSYGILSTIVKVAMQHGFTSAEAITSQYLFGFILAFILFVTTQRTLPRLNKSGVITLITAGVLTAITGIVYGQSLNYLPASLAVVMLFQFTWIGLFMNCIIHKRLPSRIELISLAFLVAGTILAAGILNVDLSQIAWQGWALGLSAAFSFAAFLQVNSRPVSGVTTIGRTFILSIVSLIIISIFLSPEIIWNGQITAGLWKFGLLLGLFGIILPILLFSIAAPKVGGALVSILSAMELPVAITVSVIVLKENITLLQIGGILLVLIGMSLPSYFAAKRNKQLQQNQ; this comes from the coding sequence ATGAAACCATCTTGGATTTATTCATTACTCATCATTATTGCATCAAGTAGTTACGGAATTTTATCTACGATTGTAAAAGTCGCTATGCAACACGGCTTTACTTCAGCAGAAGCGATTACAAGCCAGTATCTATTTGGCTTTATACTCGCGTTTATTTTATTCGTTACAACACAACGTACATTGCCGAGATTAAATAAATCTGGCGTCATTACCCTAATTACGGCCGGTGTACTTACAGCAATTACAGGTATTGTTTACGGACAATCCTTAAATTACTTACCTGCATCACTTGCAGTCGTGATGTTATTCCAATTCACCTGGATTGGACTATTTATGAACTGCATCATCCATAAGCGCTTACCAAGTCGCATCGAGCTTATTTCGTTAGCATTTTTAGTCGCTGGAACAATTTTAGCTGCTGGAATTTTGAATGTTGATTTATCGCAAATTGCTTGGCAAGGTTGGGCACTTGGATTATCAGCAGCATTTAGTTTTGCTGCATTTTTACAAGTAAATTCTCGACCAGTTTCAGGTGTAACGACAATCGGACGAACATTTATTTTATCGATTGTTTCACTGATCATCATTTCAATTTTCCTTTCCCCAGAAATCATTTGGAATGGGCAAATTACAGCAGGCTTATGGAAATTCGGCTTATTACTTGGGCTTTTCGGTATTATTTTACCGATTCTATTATTCTCAATCGCTGCACCAAAAGTGGGCGGCGCACTCGTTTCAATTTTAAGTGCCATGGAATTACCCGTTGCGATTACGGTATCGGTCATCGTATTAAAAGAAAATATTACCTTACTGCAAATTGGCGGTATTTTACTCGTATTAATCGGGATGAGTTTACCCTCATACTTCGCAGCCAAAAGAAATAAACAGTTACAACAAAACCAGTAG
- a CDS encoding GNAT family N-acetyltransferase, with protein sequence MTIIIRQAKIQDASSIAPLIYDAIGDIANNLTGKQELAEILASLQQFVTETNNRHSYLNTFVALQEEVVLGIVVLYDGKTGRQLDRQLEAQLAEKGIHVTLDAEAHDDEYYIDTICVSEKARGLGIGTKLLQFAEENGKQLGYDKISLNVELEKMDARRLYERMGYVITEPWTIIKEPFHHMVKSLH encoded by the coding sequence ATGACAATAATTATTCGACAAGCTAAGATTCAGGATGCTTCTTCAATCGCTCCACTAATTTATGATGCCATTGGGGACATTGCAAATAACTTAACTGGCAAGCAGGAATTAGCTGAAATTTTAGCTTCATTACAACAATTTGTGACGGAAACAAACAATCGTCATAGTTACCTAAATACATTCGTCGCATTACAGGAAGAAGTCGTACTTGGAATCGTCGTTTTATATGATGGCAAAACAGGTCGCCAGCTCGATCGTCAGCTTGAAGCTCAACTTGCTGAAAAAGGTATTCATGTAACCCTAGATGCAGAGGCTCATGATGATGAATATTATATCGATACAATTTGTGTATCCGAAAAAGCACGTGGTCTAGGTATTGGTACAAAACTATTACAATTTGCTGAGGAAAACGGCAAACAATTGGGTTATGACAAAATTTCGCTAAACGTTGAGCTAGAAAAAATGGATGCACGTCGTTTGTATGAACGAATGGGATATGTTATAACAGAACCTTGGACAATTATTAAAGAACCATTTCATCATATGGTGAAATCGCTTCATTAG
- a CDS encoding carbohydrate kinase: MSQSDKEFVLVYGDAFVDYIANDQTNTSFTKYLGGATINVAAGISRIGAPSALITITGDDETSEFCRQEITKEGVNLDYAIFDEAKRVSGVYVHLTENCEREFKDYVDETPALQVTPEQLQEEAFKRASILNVCSGTMFEPTALKTTRVAVNMAKDKGAIIAIDANIRPLRWESEEICRETISTFFEDADILKLTDEELFFLTETETIEDGLAKLDELLVPIVLVTVGGDGAFAVLNGEITHVPVDRIVPVDTTGAGDAFMAGVLRYVHYNGLPTVPEDLVNCVAFGNKLGALAATKAGALTALPNYEEIKQFIED, translated from the coding sequence ATGAGTCAGTCAGACAAAGAATTCGTCTTAGTATACGGAGATGCGTTCGTTGATTATATTGCAAATGACCAAACCAATACATCATTTACAAAATATTTAGGTGGCGCCACGATTAATGTTGCTGCTGGGATTAGCCGAATTGGTGCACCATCTGCATTAATTACGATTACAGGGGATGACGAAACATCAGAATTTTGTCGTCAAGAAATTACAAAAGAAGGCGTCAATTTAGATTATGCTATTTTTGATGAGGCAAAGCGTGTAAGTGGTGTGTATGTACACTTAACAGAAAACTGTGAGCGCGAATTTAAAGATTATGTCGATGAGACGCCAGCCTTACAAGTAACGCCAGAACAGCTGCAAGAAGAAGCATTCAAACGTGCGTCGATTTTAAATGTTTGCTCAGGTACAATGTTTGAGCCAACTGCGCTTAAAACGACACGTGTTGCAGTAAATATGGCAAAAGATAAGGGTGCAATTATTGCAATTGATGCCAATATTCGCCCATTACGCTGGGAATCTGAAGAGATTTGCCGTGAGACCATCTCAACATTTTTCGAAGACGCGGATATTTTAAAGCTTACAGATGAAGAGTTGTTCTTCCTAACTGAAACAGAAACAATTGAAGACGGTTTAGCGAAGTTGGACGAGCTATTAGTACCAATCGTGTTAGTCACTGTTGGTGGAGATGGCGCATTTGCTGTTTTAAATGGCGAAATAACACATGTACCAGTAGATCGTATCGTACCAGTAGATACAACAGGTGCTGGGGATGCTTTCATGGCGGGTGTTTTACGTTATGTTCACTACAATGGTTTACCAACTGTACCAGAAGATTTAGTGAATTGTGTAGCTTTCGGTAACAAGCTAGGCGCATTAGCTGCAACGAAAGCAGGTGCATTAACAGCACTACCAAACTATGAAGAGATTAAACAATTCATTGAAGATTAA
- a CDS encoding helix-turn-helix domain-containing protein, with product MNHFQFATIFTTKRKELNVTQEEIARYVGVSRAAVSKWEKGQSYPDISLLPKLAAYFNVSIDDLLGYEPQMTEQRILETYSTLAKDFTLKPFDEIDAEIDGLITEYYSCFPFVLKMAQLYVNYLDLTTNREATLEKVLALCKRVEEYSGDYKMANEALMMEGFVYVIQGNATKVLELLGEDVPIQLGTEQLIATAQKMLGQTDKAKEILQVHAYQQINSIVSNAGESLLLELDNTDYFDEMVRRMEAIITTFELAHLNVNTALVFYVKAASGYAMQQRFEQAFYCIEKYVKACMQIQFPMRLEGDTYFYLLDDWMARELVLSTQTPRDNETIKKALYETIANNPLFASLQSDGRYTNLLTNLHHYLRLEEV from the coding sequence ATGAATCATTTTCAATTTGCCACGATTTTCACGACAAAGCGAAAAGAATTAAATGTCACACAAGAAGAGATTGCACGCTACGTAGGCGTATCACGTGCGGCAGTTTCGAAGTGGGAGAAGGGACAGAGTTATCCAGACATTTCACTACTTCCGAAATTAGCAGCATATTTTAATGTATCGATTGATGACTTACTCGGCTATGAACCGCAAATGACCGAACAACGTATTTTAGAAACTTATTCAACACTTGCTAAAGATTTTACGCTAAAGCCATTTGATGAAATTGATGCTGAAATTGATGGGCTTATTACTGAATATTATTCATGTTTTCCATTCGTTTTAAAAATGGCCCAGCTGTATGTGAATTATTTAGATTTAACAACAAATCGTGAGGCAACTCTTGAAAAGGTGTTAGCACTCTGTAAACGCGTTGAGGAATATAGCGGGGACTACAAAATGGCAAATGAAGCACTTATGATGGAAGGCTTTGTTTATGTAATACAAGGAAATGCCACGAAAGTGCTCGAATTATTAGGAGAAGATGTACCGATTCAGCTCGGAACGGAGCAGCTTATCGCGACTGCCCAAAAAATGCTTGGTCAGACGGATAAAGCGAAGGAGATTTTGCAGGTTCACGCGTATCAACAAATTAATTCAATCGTTTCAAATGCTGGAGAAAGCTTGTTACTAGAGCTAGACAATACGGATTATTTTGATGAAATGGTTCGTCGTATGGAAGCCATTATTACAACGTTTGAATTAGCGCACTTAAATGTTAATACAGCACTCGTATTTTATGTAAAAGCTGCGAGTGGCTACGCGATGCAACAGCGATTTGAGCAGGCATTTTATTGTATTGAAAAGTACGTAAAGGCGTGTATGCAAATTCAATTTCCGATGCGTCTTGAAGGGGATACGTACTTTTACTTACTGGATGATTGGATGGCACGGGAATTAGTTTTGAGCACGCAAACACCGCGTGATAATGAAACGATTAAAAAAGCATTATATGAAACGATTGCGAATAATCCTTTGTTTGCTTCACTTCAAAGTGATGGGCGTTACACGAATTTATTGACCAATTTACATCATTATTTACGATTAGAGGAGGTTTAA
- a CDS encoding PLD nuclease N-terminal domain-containing protein produces the protein METLTNIPWALVAPLLILQLVLAAVAIVDIVRAHETRGPKWLWILISLFMNTIGPILYFIIGRKNQ, from the coding sequence ATGGAAACGTTAACGAATATTCCGTGGGCATTAGTTGCGCCATTACTTATTTTGCAGCTAGTCTTGGCGGCTGTTGCCATTGTTGATATTGTGCGCGCACATGAAACGCGCGGACCAAAATGGTTATGGATACTGATTTCCTTATTTATGAATACGATTGGACCGATTTTATATTTCATTATTGGACGTAAAAATCAATGA
- a CDS encoding ABC transporter ATP-binding protein gives MSGIEVRQLTKQFGATRVVDDISFTLQEHTATALIGPNGAGKTTTLSMLAGLLTPSSGEMKMQGVSDIRKAIGFLPQYPQYYSWLTALEYIEMVASLSGMDKRSIKKDSQKMLEFVGLGEAMNKKTVTFSGGMKQRLGIAQALVHKPKLLLLDEPVSALDPSGRREVMNLLKEIQQQTTILYSTHILNDAEEMTDQLLFLRNGQLVEQGSLEEVKAKFEQLRFKVAFATTEGALHFASQSELQATVEQNTVFVEIQNGVPSMQQLLNRLAIAPYEVVKVERETASLEEIFMKVAGTNATI, from the coding sequence ATGAGCGGCATTGAGGTTAGACAGTTAACTAAGCAGTTTGGTGCGACTCGTGTGGTAGATGATATTTCGTTTACTTTACAGGAACATACGGCTACCGCGCTAATTGGTCCAAACGGTGCGGGGAAAACGACGACGTTATCGATGCTCGCAGGCCTACTCACACCATCAAGCGGTGAGATGAAGATGCAAGGCGTTTCGGATATACGTAAGGCGATTGGTTTTTTACCACAATATCCACAGTATTATTCATGGTTAACAGCACTTGAGTATATCGAAATGGTTGCCAGTTTAAGTGGAATGGATAAGCGCTCGATTAAAAAAGATAGTCAAAAGATGTTGGAGTTTGTTGGGTTAGGTGAAGCGATGAACAAAAAGACTGTTACGTTTTCAGGTGGGATGAAGCAGCGTTTAGGTATTGCGCAGGCACTTGTTCATAAGCCAAAGCTACTTTTACTGGATGAACCTGTTTCAGCACTAGATCCAAGTGGACGACGCGAAGTAATGAACTTATTAAAAGAAATCCAACAGCAAACAACGATTCTTTATTCGACGCATATTTTAAACGATGCAGAAGAAATGACCGATCAGCTATTGTTTTTACGTAATGGGCAATTAGTGGAGCAAGGGTCGCTCGAGGAAGTGAAGGCGAAGTTTGAACAGCTGCGTTTTAAAGTAGCGTTTGCAACAACGGAAGGTGCATTGCACTTTGCAAGTCAGTCAGAGCTACAAGCAACGGTAGAGCAAAATACGGTGTTTGTTGAAATTCAAAATGGCGTGCCTTCGATGCAGCAACTACTGAATCGATTAGCCATTGCGCCTTATGAAGTAGTAAAGGTTGAGCGGGAAACGGCGAGCTTAGAGGAAATTTTTATGAAGGTGGCGGGGACGAATGCAACAATTTAA
- a CDS encoding ABC transporter permease produces the protein MQQFKTLLLKEWRESWRSLKMLWIPLVFVLLGVSDPLVNYFMDDILKAVGNMPEGFSMTMPELSAPDLLLASTGQFQSIGLLVLIAAYIGTFSRERQNGTATLLYVRPISFTALFLSKWLVASLVAVLSAVAGYAGSMYYTVLLYGTVEWSKFFAMLATYCVWLLFVMAVTVAMSAAFQTAVAAVITILVIPVGLIIDAIIGSFWKVTPWKLPNYGVALLTDSVEIKDYWGTFFAVISIMIVVSVFGVIMSKKRMSMVKI, from the coding sequence ATGCAACAATTTAAAACGTTACTTTTAAAAGAATGGCGTGAAAGCTGGCGTAGCTTAAAAATGCTGTGGATTCCGCTTGTCTTCGTACTTCTCGGTGTCAGTGATCCACTCGTTAATTACTTTATGGATGACATTTTAAAAGCAGTGGGTAATATGCCAGAAGGATTTTCAATGACGATGCCTGAACTTAGTGCACCTGATTTATTACTTGCATCAACAGGGCAATTTCAGTCGATTGGTTTACTGGTGTTAATCGCAGCGTATATTGGCACGTTTAGTCGGGAACGACAAAATGGTACGGCGACACTTTTATACGTACGGCCAATTTCATTTACTGCCTTATTTTTAAGTAAATGGCTTGTGGCAAGTCTTGTCGCGGTATTAAGCGCAGTCGCGGGTTATGCGGGGAGTATGTATTACACAGTACTTCTATATGGCACGGTGGAATGGTCGAAGTTCTTCGCGATGCTTGCGACGTATTGTGTGTGGCTCCTATTTGTTATGGCTGTAACAGTTGCAATGAGTGCGGCATTCCAAACAGCAGTGGCAGCGGTAATTACGATTTTAGTCATTCCAGTGGGTTTAATTATCGATGCAATTATCGGCAGCTTTTGGAAGGTAACACCTTGGAAATTACCGAATTATGGGGTTGCTTTATTGACGGATAGTGTGGAGATAAAAGATTATTGGGGGACGTTTTTTGCTGTTATCAGTATCATGATAGTGGTGAGTGTATTTGGGGTTATAATGAGTAAGAAGCGTATGAGTATGGTGAAAATTTAA
- a CDS encoding DUF421 domain-containing protein, protein MELNLGEMLIRTTCAFFAILLLARIIGKKQLSQLTFFHYVTGITFGSIAAEISAQVETPFLDGLVSLIWWTILTLLISYLSFKSKKARILFDDKPMILIRNGIILNDNLRKSRLHPDELTMLLREQSIFSLDEVLYAVFETNGELSVMKKPLMRGATKEDVNIAAPAPQFLPTELISDGKIITKNLAELQLTEEWLLKKLSKKNINNVKDVYFAQVLENGSLYISLKNVSPPS, encoded by the coding sequence GAGCTAAATTTAGGTGAAATGCTGATACGTACAACCTGCGCATTTTTTGCGATATTATTACTCGCACGCATTATAGGCAAAAAACAATTAAGCCAACTGACGTTTTTCCATTATGTAACCGGCATCACATTTGGTTCGATTGCTGCTGAAATTTCAGCCCAAGTTGAAACCCCTTTTTTAGATGGCTTAGTTTCTCTAATATGGTGGACTATATTAACACTTCTCATAAGTTATTTATCCTTTAAATCGAAAAAGGCGCGCATATTATTCGATGATAAACCGATGATTTTAATTCGAAATGGCATCATTTTAAATGATAATTTGAGGAAATCGCGGCTACATCCTGACGAACTCACGATGCTATTACGCGAGCAAAGTATTTTTTCCCTTGACGAAGTACTTTACGCCGTTTTCGAAACAAATGGTGAACTTAGCGTTATGAAAAAGCCTTTGATGCGTGGCGCCACAAAAGAAGATGTCAACATTGCTGCACCCGCACCACAATTTTTGCCAACCGAGCTTATTTCAGATGGAAAAATTATTACAAAAAATTTAGCGGAGCTTCAACTAACAGAAGAATGGCTATTAAAAAAGTTATCTAAAAAGAATATTAACAACGTAAAAGATGTTTATTTTGCGCAAGTTTTAGAAAACGGTTCGCTCTATATTAGTTTAAAAAATGTTAGTCCACCTTCATAG